One Defluviitoga tunisiensis genomic window carries:
- a CDS encoding NAD(P)/FAD-dependent oxidoreductase → MKNKASVVVIGGGVVGNSVAYNLAKRGVKDIVLVERSFLASGATGRCGAGVRQQWGTRQNCLLARESMRVFENFKDTLNVDVDIELKQKGYLLLAYSDNELGLFKRNIEVQNSLDIPSKLVTPQEAKDIVPDLNIDKLVGGAFCPTDGHANPFKVTYGYSKAAVNLGVEINKFTEVKKIKTEKGKIIGVQTNRGFIETSKVVDAAGGWSQQIAKMVNVELPVYSERHEILVTESVKPILDPMLMSFSYNIYCQQTPDGSFIMGYGPENEPPGFNTHSSWQFLETMSKKATWLLPPLNKIRILRQWAGLYNISPDKQPIVSKIKDVENFYVACGFSGHGFMIAPAIGVLMADIITESEFTYDVILDIERYKRGEVISEPSVV, encoded by the coding sequence TTGAAAAATAAGGCCAGTGTTGTCGTAATTGGAGGAGGAGTAGTAGGTAATTCAGTTGCATACAATCTTGCTAAAAGAGGAGTAAAAGATATTGTATTAGTTGAAAGATCTTTTTTGGCAAGTGGAGCTACAGGTAGGTGTGGGGCAGGGGTTAGGCAGCAATGGGGAACTAGACAGAATTGCCTTTTAGCAAGAGAAAGTATGAGGGTGTTTGAAAATTTTAAAGATACTTTGAATGTTGATGTGGATATAGAATTAAAACAAAAGGGTTATTTACTTTTGGCATATTCGGATAATGAATTGGGTCTATTCAAAAGGAATATTGAAGTTCAAAATAGTCTAGATATACCTTCAAAACTAGTAACACCTCAGGAAGCAAAAGATATAGTACCAGATCTTAACATAGATAAATTAGTTGGAGGAGCCTTTTGTCCTACAGATGGTCATGCGAATCCATTTAAGGTAACTTACGGTTACTCAAAAGCTGCAGTTAATTTAGGAGTTGAGATAAATAAATTTACTGAAGTAAAAAAAATAAAAACTGAAAAAGGTAAAATAATTGGAGTTCAGACTAATAGAGGATTTATAGAAACCTCAAAAGTAGTTGACGCTGCAGGTGGTTGGTCGCAACAAATAGCAAAAATGGTGAATGTTGAACTACCTGTATATTCTGAAAGACATGAAATTTTAGTTACAGAATCTGTAAAACCCATACTTGATCCTATGCTTATGTCTTTTTCTTACAATATCTACTGTCAACAAACCCCTGATGGTAGTTTTATAATGGGTTATGGACCTGAAAATGAACCACCTGGGTTTAATACTCATAGTTCATGGCAATTTTTAGAAACTATGAGTAAAAAAGCTACTTGGCTTTTACCACCACTAAACAAAATAAGAATATTAAGGCAATGGGCAGGTTTATATAATATTTCCCCTGACAAGCAACCGATAGTTTCGAAAATAAAAGATGTCGAAAATTTTTATGTTGCTTGTGGTTTTAGTGGTCATGGGTTTATGATTGCACCAGCTATAGGAGTTTTAATGGCAGACATTATTACTGAAAGTGAGTTCACTTATGATGTTATTTTAGATATTGAAAGATATAAAAGAGGGGAAGTAATATCTGAACCGTCAGTAGTTTAA
- a CDS encoding (2Fe-2S)-binding protein, with product MNEDNIIICRCEDVTLKDIRNLIQQGFTTIEEIKRLSRIGMGPCQGKTCGLLISKEIAEITGISIEKIELQNIRPPYGGVTFEEIIAGDEVEK from the coding sequence ATGAATGAAGATAATATTATTATATGTAGATGTGAAGATGTCACTTTAAAAGACATTAGAAATTTGATTCAGCAAGGATTTACAACGATAGAAGAAATTAAGAGACTTTCACGAATTGGTATGGGGCCTTGTCAAGGTAAAACTTGTGGTTTGCTTATTTCCAAAGAAATTGCTGAAATTACTGGTATATCAATAGAAAAAATTGAATTACAAAACATAAGGCCTCCTTATGGAGGAGTTACTTTTGAAGAAATAATTGCAGGTGATGAAGTTGAAAAATAA
- a CDS encoding (2Fe-2S)-binding protein — translation MRIEQHPILEFKKGEKIRFYFNGKEMIGFKNDTIASALYGLGIYKLSESKKQKRPRGIFCAVGHCSSCLMTVDGIPNVRTCITPLKEGMQIETQSQEVIKDA, via the coding sequence ATGAGGATAGAACAACATCCCATCTTAGAGTTTAAAAAGGGCGAAAAAATTAGGTTTTATTTTAATGGGAAAGAGATGATCGGATTTAAAAACGATACAATAGCCTCTGCTTTATATGGCTTAGGAATATACAAACTTAGTGAAAGTAAAAAGCAAAAAAGACCACGAGGTATATTTTGCGCAGTTGGACATTGTTCATCGTGCTTAATGACGGTTGATGGAATTCCTAACGTGAGAACGTGTATTACCCCTTTGAAAGAAGGTATGCAGATAGAAACTCAAAGTCAAGAAGTGATTAAAGATGCATAA
- a CDS encoding secondary thiamine-phosphate synthase enzyme YjbQ — MVYSYSLKTRRREELIDITDYVRDSIKKSNLSDGILVVFVPHTTAAVTINENADPSVKKDITTFLAEKVPQSSHFSHVEGNADSHIKSSLIGPSLTLIVEDGKLLLGTWQGIYFYEFDGPRNRTFLIKTING, encoded by the coding sequence ATGGTCTATTCTTACTCCTTAAAAACACGTAGAAGAGAAGAATTGATTGATATAACAGATTATGTTAGAGATAGCATTAAAAAATCTAATTTGAGTGACGGAATATTGGTAGTATTTGTGCCTCATACTACAGCTGCAGTTACGATAAATGAAAACGCTGATCCTTCGGTTAAAAAAGATATAACGACTTTTTTGGCAGAGAAAGTACCACAAAGTAGTCATTTTTCTCACGTTGAAGGAAATGCAGATTCTCATATAAAATCTTCTCTTATTGGTCCTTCATTAACTTTAATAGTAGAGGATGGAAAATTGTTACTAGGAACCTGGCAAGGAATTTACTTCTACGAATTTGATGGACCTCGTAACAGGACTTTCTTGATAAAAACAATAAACGGTTAA
- a CDS encoding FAD-dependent oxidoreductase: MHNIEKVELIIVGGGPAGLSAALAAANYGVNVILVEEREFLGGQLVKQTHRFFGSEKEYAGTRGLKISNLLVEEIKENEHIKVLTSSQVLGIYKDKIVTILTNNKMMKYFPKALILATGASEKFLAFENNDLPGVFGAGAVQTLMNLYGVSPAKKILMVGSGNIGLIVSYQLLQAGVEVTCVIEAAPKIGGYSVHASKLRRMGVPILTSHTIKKAVGKDKVEGAIICQLDSSWREIIDTDQFIKCDAICLSVGLTPLTDLLRQTNIKTVYISELGGYIPIRDENMETNIKNLFVAGDVSGIEEATSAIIEGQIAGLNVAKRINKNVKYQLEIEKQIMEAKKELELLRAGPVGEKVRKGLKKIGLNNSKNYDERMSNEEYDISFLMRTGIPSNDNLKMKLPQSEEIFNKGPIAISECFQKFPCDPCVKGCPFDAISEEGNINNLPYVDFEKCTGCAICVSKCPGLAMFVVQKNYTDSTSLVTLPYEFLPKPMKDQTVLVLNREGTEICEGIVKRVIDGKIQDKTTVVTVEVPKEYFLETRNIKVK; this comes from the coding sequence ATGCATAACATTGAAAAAGTTGAATTAATAATAGTCGGAGGAGGGCCTGCGGGTCTTTCTGCAGCACTAGCTGCAGCAAATTATGGAGTAAACGTTATTCTCGTAGAAGAACGTGAATTTTTAGGTGGTCAATTAGTTAAACAGACTCATAGATTTTTTGGATCCGAGAAAGAATATGCTGGAACTAGAGGATTAAAAATTTCTAATCTTCTTGTCGAAGAGATAAAAGAAAATGAACATATAAAAGTACTTACTTCTTCGCAGGTCTTAGGAATATATAAAGATAAAATAGTAACCATTCTTACCAATAACAAAATGATGAAATACTTTCCGAAGGCTCTAATACTTGCCACTGGTGCATCAGAAAAGTTTTTAGCATTTGAGAATAATGATCTTCCAGGGGTGTTTGGCGCAGGTGCGGTTCAAACCTTAATGAATTTATATGGAGTTTCACCTGCCAAAAAAATATTAATGGTAGGTTCTGGAAATATTGGACTAATAGTTTCTTATCAACTACTTCAAGCTGGAGTTGAAGTTACCTGCGTTATAGAAGCTGCTCCTAAAATAGGTGGTTATTCTGTTCATGCTTCAAAATTAAGAAGAATGGGGGTTCCAATATTAACTTCCCACACAATAAAAAAGGCTGTAGGAAAAGATAAAGTTGAAGGTGCAATAATATGTCAGCTTGACAGTAGTTGGAGAGAAATTATAGATACTGACCAATTCATAAAATGCGATGCTATTTGCTTATCTGTAGGATTAACGCCCTTAACAGATCTATTAAGACAAACTAATATTAAAACCGTGTATATATCAGAATTAGGTGGATACATACCTATTCGAGATGAAAATATGGAAACTAATATAAAAAATTTATTTGTTGCAGGTGATGTTTCAGGAATAGAAGAGGCAACATCTGCAATTATAGAGGGTCAAATTGCCGGATTAAATGTAGCTAAAAGGATTAATAAAAACGTTAAATATCAACTTGAGATAGAGAAGCAAATAATGGAAGCAAAGAAAGAATTAGAGTTATTAAGGGCAGGACCTGTTGGTGAAAAAGTTAGAAAAGGTCTAAAAAAAATAGGGTTAAATAACTCAAAGAATTATGATGAAAGAATGTCAAATGAAGAGTATGACATATCTTTTTTGATGAGAACAGGTATTCCTAGTAATGATAATTTAAAAATGAAATTACCTCAGAGTGAAGAAATATTTAATAAAGGACCGATAGCTATATCTGAATGTTTTCAAAAATTTCCTTGTGATCCCTGTGTAAAAGGGTGTCCATTTGATGCAATATCTGAAGAAGGTAATATCAATAACTTACCTTATGTAGATTTTGAAAAATGCACAGGATGTGCAATTTGCGTAAGTAAATGTCCAGGACTAGCGATGTTTGTTGTACAAAAAAATTATACTGATTCAACTTCTTTAGTTACTCTACCTTATGAATTTTTGCCTAAACCTATGAAAGATCAAACGGTCTTAGTTCTAAATAGAGAAGGAACAGAAATTTGTGAAGGTATAGTTAAGAGGGTTATAGATGGAAAGATTCAAGATAAAACAACCGTTGTAACTGTAGAGGTACCAAAAGAGTATTTCCTTGAAACTAGAAATATTAAAGTAAAGTGA